The Musa acuminata AAA Group cultivar baxijiao chromosome BXJ2-2, Cavendish_Baxijiao_AAA, whole genome shotgun sequence genome has a segment encoding these proteins:
- the LOC103974297 gene encoding protein SRC2-like translates to MASRTLEITLVSAKGLKDVNLFFKMAVYAVVSVSDNRLARQRTPPDREGGRNPSWNSTLHLTIPADGDLACHFLHILLRTKRVLGDRDVGEVRVPLPELLSGAGDGPTSVQFVSYQVHRVTSGKPKGILNFSYKLSERVAVSASDASTYQPSTTAYPTAAGTVPYPPPPLPPPISNADEPVMAYPAGTSSAAYAAHGVAAPPYGYGYPPVGYGYGYPPAGHGYGYGAALPPAVRPQRDNKMGMGMGMGMGMGAGFVGGVLGGLMVEGMMSDAAAAYDAGYDNGFDPAGSF, encoded by the coding sequence ATGGCGTCCCGGACGTTGGAGATCACCTTGGTCTCGGCCAAGGGTCTCAAGGACGTCAACCTCTTTTTCAAAATGGCCGTCTACGCCGTGGTCTCCGTCTCCGATAACCGTCTGGCACGGCAGCGCACGCCGCCTGACCGCGAGGGCGGCCGCAACCCTTCCTGGAACTCTACTCTCCACCTTACCATCCCTGCCGATGGCGACCTCGCCTGCCATTTCCTCCACATCCTCCTCCGCACCAAGCGCGTCCTCGGAGATCGCGACGTGGGCGAGGTCCGCGTCCCGCTTCCGGAGCTCCTCTCTGGGGCCGGCGACGGCCCAACCTCCGTCCAGTTCGTCAGCTACCAGGTTCACAGGGTGACCTCCGGAAAGCCCAAGGGCATTCTCAACTTCTCCTACAAGCTTAGCGAGCGCGTCGCCGTGTCGGCCTCGGATGCCTCCACGTATCAGCCTTCTACCACAGCGTACCCCACGGCCGCCGGCACTGTGCCGTACCCTCcaccacctcttcctcctcctataTCAAACGCAGACGAGCCCGTGATGGCGTACCCGGCAGGGACAAGCTCAGCCGCCTACGCAGCACACGGCGTGGCCGCGCCGCCGTATGGGTACGGATACCCGCCCGTGGGTTACGGGTACGGATACCCTCCAGCGGGGCACGGATACGGGTATGGGGCAGCTCTGCCACCGGCGGTACGGCCACAAAGGGATAACAAGATGGGGATGGGAATGGGTATGGGTATGGGTATGGGAGCAGGGTTCGTCGGTGGTGTGCTTGGCGGGCTTATGGTCGAGGGTATGATGTCCGATGCTGCTGCTGCGTACGACGCCGGCTATGACAATGGATTCGACCCTGCCGGTAGCTTTTGA